The Methanofastidiosum sp. genome contains the following window.
TCTTATAGGTGGACCAGTATACAACAGCATCGTAAGAGACCTTGGCAACATGGGCGCATCAACAGTCAACTGGGCAACATCACCTGGTGAGTGGGAATGGATTGCAGATCCATTCGGCAGAGGATACGATGTCCTGATCGTCGCTGGTGCAAACAGGGAAGAAACAAGGCTCGCTGCTCAGCAGTTAGTATCTCAATTAAGATAAATAAATTAAAATTTAATTTTTATTTATTTTTTATAAAAAAATTTAACCTTTTATTCTTGCAATCTTTATTCGACCCATAGTCTCGTGATATTCAACTTCTTTGCCTTCTAACTCTTCAGAACTAAAATCTGCTGGCAAAGGAATTTCAAAAGTTTCATAAGTTTCCATGTCCATGAGCTGAATTTTCTCACCCATGACAGCGTTTACAAGACCGCTTTTCTTGTCGATTATAGGTACAAAGACCTTATCAGAAGTTGGTTTAACGATAGTCCTTCTCTTGTCATCATAAACACCAAAAGCCTCGATTTTGGCCTTAGCTGACCCATGCTTTCCAGGAGAAGAAGTATTAATCTTAATAATTTTACATGGCTCATCATCGATTAGAATGAATCCACCTTCACGTAAAGTCCTGACCTCAACTTGCTTTTTATCACCCATGTAATTCCTCCTTTGAAATAGGTCACAACTCCTATTTTTAAAGCTTTCTTAGCTCTACTTATAAACATAAGACAAAAACTTTAAAAACGACCTTTTAATTCTAAGGATAGTGATAAGCATGAAGAAACAGTTTTTAGCAATTGGAGCATTGTTTTTAGTATGCACTATGGCAATGTGTGTAAATCAGACTCAAATACCTGATAAATTCTTTGAGTCATATAGTAAAATAGAAACGACTCAAAAAGAAATTGATACAATATACGAGTCTTACTGGGAACAGCAGATAAAAAGAATCGAATACGTGACCCAAAATAGAGTAACCCAAACTGTTGATAACGAATATGTTCTTTCAATGCTTGAATCTGAAATATTACTGCTTGATGAACTTATAAATAAAAACGCAGTATATTCAAACCAAATATCTGAATTTTATACAACCATTGGTGATATCAAAGGAGATGATGCAAAAGCCAAAGCTAGTCAAATAGTGATATCTCTAAGAAACTCACAACAATATCTTAGCAATAATCTTATTAGGTATAAATCAGCATCAGAGGCTGTAGGAACAATATTATATTATTATGTAGTAGGTGCAGATTTAACGAATCCTGATATAGCAGATGATATTAAGAACAAC
Protein-coding sequences here:
- a CDS encoding translation initiation factor IF-5A, which codes for MGDKKQVEVRTLREGGFILIDDEPCKIIKINTSSPGKHGSAKAKIEAFGVYDDKRRTIVKPTSDKVFVPIIDKKSGLVNAVMGEKIQLMDMETYETFEIPLPADFSSEELEGKEVEYHETMGRIKIARIKG